A region of uncultured Desulfobacter sp. DNA encodes the following proteins:
- the flgK gene encoding flagellar hook-associated protein FlgK produces the protein MSSLNAILNTASNAVTAYQASISVTGQNIANADNDDYSIQSAQLSTTSTITSRGNIYGTGVTVSSVTSSVNQIIENALTSELSNQAALEEAKVYMSSIEDLFSEDSDDSLNTLLDAYWSTWEDLSNNPSGETEQNAVYDAGLALTKRINAIEEALSDLTDDLNSEMSSAVAEVNSISEKIAALNLAIRTAESSGGNANDLKDERNALVDDLGERIDIDIRIKEDGSYLILSSGLPLAEDGISYDLSMKQGSVYWTGKSGNTYDITDDISGGSIAGWLEVRDVVIPETQSEFDELATNLIWTLNYQHSQGAGQTYFSGSLEGTHEAGDSGTFASLYYGDEIDYTKDFSMVIQDATDTTSEYQTVTVDMAISTAEISNITGTGQDNSIYELTVIDEGTLGEQTVVQSSGSLLGGTSYSATGFGNALDGALAEQTLTITNGSDTQTIEISDRGDDAIRSASDIAEQLSNIDGITAYASTTSAYFDLSGISSADDGDAIEFTLYVDGLFEDFSFIVDSSEGTLEEQFEDALQAVAEAINKTNKNTDLAVDGTSIESVSGATIGIYEFNVVDNAGITLSNFQNFDTDGSVMFTLSTTGTTTQDINITVDLSGVDTSNSDAVAQAFYDAVSEALADNDSLTAQFDDSTGELTIFTTDGSSVSLSNGIGDAGSVASIDIAAAASSVLTGGGQFDFDGSDVEGATPTVFTGDTLNVSLDSSGSESQSLAETGSGATDAVAITGSVTIVMDPGMEISSDEKSAAGLFGTSGKSGSGTSMVTLGGPDGYEGFDDGGTISFEVDGNPISYTVSAPPGTTDEALAQQLYDALTDAATGLPTASYQVVKNGTSVTIVKIDENDDNAMEFSAFSDDTGDDAVLRVATGTGTGSEAPENDSLVANSSTQNATTAVTYGDAAVIYWEVLDENGHTTGDSGYLEVDETGLVEITENGKTTLSFEISEGSLVGGNTLRINTDDDGAADILLGSVTGKGASVDDTYEFTVISGGTLPDNEEVIVIEWTSETGSGTIKLEGNEKKDTQVSVEVDGMTLTFDRGTLVEGDVFYVTTDDDGKAVADADGNTLQTLSDWHWTLDSFADEFNRSAGGVTASVTKDHSIQFQTNDDYCAIENVTCSGSNNIDEENFEITVLNYSALEIEAEGLEFERKNGSWRIANDPTGGTMAIIPEGGDDDGFQIDLDGDGIGDIEITFDQSVSGDGYIRMDLESKDADDLSYAFAGDENGDSGVAAALGVNTFFTGTGASTIGVNDVVSDGDLLASGILNTETFELASSDNTNALAMAETRYDSLDMKEYTYTRGEGVTVTVTTTSLDDYQASLVSTVGSTASSLNAALEYSETLVYQLTEQRDSISAVSLDEEMINLTAQQQAYLAAAKLLTMVQEMFDAILATR, from the coding sequence ATGAGCAGCCTTAACGCCATATTAAATACTGCGTCCAATGCCGTTACGGCCTACCAGGCTTCCATCAGCGTGACAGGCCAGAATATTGCCAACGCGGATAATGATGATTACAGCATCCAGTCCGCACAGTTATCCACAACATCCACGATAACCTCAAGAGGAAATATTTATGGCACAGGGGTCACTGTATCCTCGGTAACCAGCTCCGTGAACCAGATTATCGAAAATGCGCTGACTTCAGAATTATCCAACCAGGCGGCCCTGGAAGAGGCCAAGGTTTATATGTCTTCCATCGAGGATCTGTTTTCCGAAGACAGTGACGACAGCCTGAATACCCTTCTGGATGCCTACTGGTCGACCTGGGAGGATTTAAGCAATAATCCGTCCGGTGAAACCGAACAAAACGCGGTATATGATGCAGGCCTTGCACTTACCAAGCGCATCAATGCCATTGAGGAGGCCCTGTCCGATCTCACCGATGATCTCAACAGTGAAATGTCTTCTGCCGTTGCCGAAGTCAACAGCATTTCCGAAAAAATTGCCGCCTTAAACCTGGCCATCAGAACGGCCGAAAGTTCTGGGGGAAATGCCAATGACCTTAAAGACGAACGAAATGCCCTGGTGGATGATCTTGGCGAACGTATTGACATAGATATCAGAATCAAAGAGGATGGCTCCTACTTGATCCTTTCCAGCGGTCTGCCCCTGGCCGAGGACGGCATCTCATACGATTTGAGCATGAAACAGGGAAGCGTATACTGGACCGGCAAATCCGGAAATACCTATGATATTACCGATGATATATCCGGTGGCTCCATTGCCGGATGGCTTGAGGTCCGGGATGTGGTCATTCCTGAAACCCAGTCTGAATTTGACGAACTTGCCACAAACTTGATCTGGACCTTAAATTATCAGCATTCCCAAGGAGCCGGCCAGACCTATTTTTCCGGTTCCCTTGAGGGAACCCACGAAGCTGGAGACAGCGGGACTTTTGCCAGCCTGTACTACGGGGATGAAATCGACTACACCAAGGATTTTTCCATGGTGATTCAGGATGCCACGGACACCACTTCGGAATACCAGACCGTGACCGTTGACATGGCCATCTCCACTGCTGAAATTTCAAATATCACCGGCACCGGCCAGGACAACAGCATCTATGAACTGACAGTGATTGACGAGGGCACCCTGGGAGAGCAGACCGTGGTGCAGTCCAGCGGATCGCTTCTGGGTGGTACGTCCTACAGTGCAACAGGCTTTGGCAATGCCCTGGATGGGGCACTGGCAGAACAGACCCTCACCATTACCAATGGCTCCGATACACAGACCATAGAAATTTCAGACAGGGGAGACGATGCCATCAGGTCCGCCTCCGACATTGCCGAACAACTTTCCAACATAGACGGCATCACAGCCTATGCGTCAACAACTTCTGCCTATTTTGACCTTTCCGGTATTTCATCCGCAGATGACGGAGATGCCATTGAATTCACGCTGTACGTTGACGGATTGTTTGAGGATTTCAGCTTTATTGTGGACTCTTCCGAAGGCACCCTGGAAGAACAGTTTGAAGATGCACTTCAAGCTGTGGCTGAAGCCATTAATAAGACCAACAAAAACACTGATCTTGCGGTGGACGGCACCTCCATTGAAAGTGTCTCCGGTGCCACCATCGGGATCTATGAGTTTAATGTTGTGGACAATGCCGGTATCACCCTTTCCAACTTTCAAAATTTTGATACAGATGGTTCTGTTATGTTTACCCTGTCCACAACAGGAACAACGACCCAGGACATCAACATTACCGTGGATCTATCCGGCGTGGATACCTCAAACTCTGATGCGGTGGCCCAGGCCTTTTACGATGCTGTTTCAGAAGCACTGGCAGATAACGATTCACTTACCGCACAATTTGATGACAGCACAGGTGAACTGACCATTTTTACCACCGACGGATCCAGCGTGTCCCTGTCCAACGGTATTGGAGATGCAGGTTCTGTTGCCAGCATTGATATCGCTGCTGCCGCTTCTTCTGTTTTGACAGGTGGCGGACAGTTCGATTTCGACGGCTCAGACGTGGAAGGGGCCACCCCAACGGTTTTCACAGGAGATACACTTAACGTTTCCCTGGACTCCAGCGGATCTGAAAGTCAATCTTTGGCTGAGACCGGTTCAGGGGCAACCGATGCCGTGGCAATTACCGGTTCTGTGACCATTGTCATGGATCCGGGTATGGAAATCAGTTCCGATGAAAAATCCGCGGCCGGATTGTTCGGCACCAGCGGGAAATCCGGGTCCGGAACCAGCATGGTCACGTTGGGTGGACCCGACGGTTATGAAGGTTTTGATGATGGCGGAACCATCTCTTTTGAAGTTGATGGCAACCCGATATCATACACAGTATCAGCCCCGCCCGGCACCACGGATGAGGCTTTGGCCCAGCAGTTATACGATGCCCTGACTGATGCAGCAACCGGTCTGCCCACAGCAAGTTATCAGGTCGTAAAGAACGGAACCTCTGTCACCATTGTCAAAATAGATGAGAATGATGACAATGCCATGGAATTTTCAGCATTCAGCGATGACACCGGTGATGATGCGGTATTACGTGTTGCCACAGGCACAGGTACGGGCAGTGAAGCGCCTGAAAATGACTCCCTGGTGGCCAATTCCAGCACCCAAAATGCCACCACAGCCGTAACCTATGGGGATGCTGCTGTAATTTACTGGGAAGTGCTGGATGAAAATGGCCACACCACAGGTGATTCCGGATACCTGGAAGTTGATGAAACCGGCCTTGTGGAAATTACCGAAAACGGCAAGACCACATTAAGCTTTGAAATATCCGAGGGCAGCCTTGTGGGCGGCAATACCCTGCGGATCAATACAGATGACGACGGTGCAGCAGATATCCTCTTAGGTTCGGTTACAGGAAAGGGCGCAAGTGTCGATGATACTTATGAGTTTACTGTAATTTCCGGCGGCACCCTTCCGGATAATGAAGAGGTTATTGTGATCGAATGGACCTCTGAAACCGGTTCGGGGACCATCAAGCTGGAGGGAAATGAGAAAAAAGACACCCAGGTTTCGGTGGAGGTGGATGGCATGACTCTTACGTTTGACCGCGGCACCCTGGTGGAAGGTGATGTCTTTTATGTCACCACAGACGATGATGGCAAAGCCGTGGCCGATGCCGATGGCAATACCCTGCAGACCCTTTCGGACTGGCACTGGACCCTTGATTCCTTTGCCGATGAGTTTAACCGAAGCGCCGGAGGGGTGACTGCGTCTGTCACAAAAGACCACAGTATTCAATTTCAAACCAATGATGACTACTGTGCCATTGAAAACGTAACCTGTTCTGGCAGCAATAACATTGACGAAGAAAACTTTGAAATCACGGTGTTAAACTACAGCGCCCTTGAAATTGAGGCTGAAGGCCTTGAGTTTGAACGCAAAAACGGCAGCTGGCGGATTGCCAACGATCCCACAGGGGGCACCATGGCCATCATACCTGAAGGCGGCGATGATGACGGGTTTCAAATTGATCTGGACGGAGACGGTATAGGGGATATTGAAATCACCTTTGACCAGTCTGTTTCAGGTGACGGGTATATCCGCATGGATCTGGAATCCAAAGACGCCGATGATCTCTCCTATGCCTTTGCAGGAGATGAAAACGGGGACAGTGGGGTGGCGGCAGCTCTTGGTGTGAACACTTTTTTCACAGGTACTGGCGCATCAACCATCGGTGTCAATGATGTGGTTTCCGATGGAGACCTGCTGGCGTCAGGCATCTTAAATACCGAGACCTTCGAGCTTGCATCCAGTGACAACACCAATGCCCTGGCCATGGCGGAAACCCGTTACGACAGTCTGGATATGAAAGAGTATACATATACCAGGGGAGAAGGGGTCACAGTGACGGTAACCACCACCTCCCTGGATGATTACCAGGCATCCCTGGTCTCCACCGTCGGATCCACAGCGTCCAGTTTGAATGCTGCTCTGGAGTATTCCGAGACCCTGGTGTACCAGCTCACAGAACAGCGGGATTCAATATCCGCCGTGTCTCTGGACGAAGAGATGATTAACCTTACAGCCCAGCAGCAGGCCTATCTTGCAGCGGCCAAACTGCTGACAATGGTGCAGGAAATGTTTGATGCCATACTTGCAACGCGATGA